The following coding sequences are from one Luteolibacter yonseiensis window:
- a CDS encoding beta strand repeat-containing protein, with product MKPRRLTALSAFSRKPLGLRAAALLLAAGTSTTFAATLWWDGGASTVNSGSDNSSTTAQNWLSGGNWDNGTTSAPVATWTAGDSAVFGGTAANQTITAGTFSVGNLTFGQGVAGAGTSGTAYTVSGGTLTLTGSSITTNTPTALNSVLTGTTGLAKAGSSTLTLGGSNSYTGVTAINSGTLKITPSGYIPYRYYRFTVSANNGDGYNQLGELHYYNNGQWTIAEAGSAAPNNGASGTEQYWGNVNDNKGANAGGFTKFGVGGVPYSITYDMGSAKVINSYNWSSANDSTPARNPKRWIVAGSNDNSTWIPLDDRSTSDQAGPSNTYTWSGATTSYATVTNAANDGAANAYPISGSGNIPNTSDVQIATGATLDLNGTNQIVASLGNIGGGGGSITNSSATKALTLTLNPASGSTTFGGTISDSGAASAISLLKIGAGTQVLAGNNTYSGTTTINAGTLQLGGTNGSIGAGILSVLGGTFDLGGHSQVVQKLSGTAGSVSNTAAGDATLSVNLPLTTAGDFAGTVTTPSTGKLNLIVSSTSGGTASNFSLSNPANTFKGTITVNGTQVLTGVDASGVFGINTEGALGDPTNPIVLNDGGTLANMFNPNQGGGWPGHAIFTLGAERTITLTGIGGVIRTGYGELCTINSLITGSGTFSKVDGGGVTLGGSISNNYTGGTVLGGTGKLVLAKTGGALAIPGDVSLSSSGWAGNSSGLVLAANEQIADSAIITWTTNALGGGTQSASFLRTNGFTETVGGLESTGNGGEAVIENRGYTDTAVYGTGTVIVNVTGTNSYTFNGVIRDVDGGSNGGNVAITKTGTGTQILTGGGKAYFGATTVSGGVLQVDGTLPNTPVTVKDTGKLIGSGTLGGTITVQSGGILAPGDSTGFGTLTTSGAVTIGSGGSLFGPDLGSILNGAVTIASGGKLHGVGTTNGAVTVQAGGELAPGVDDIGNLTAKAAVSLAGNATFQVNKTSGQITNDTLSGFTNITYGGTLTINYTGSAPALNDTIQLFVPGPGATFSGSFSSIVGLPTLAPGLQWETTGLVGLGRIKVVNYVSTPSFNPVAGGYVGAQNITITSDSGSTIYYTINGSQPPSPTSPSGTSPVTGITIPTDSTVTIQAFARKAGQTDSPIATAVYRTITTPKWNVDESGLWSETGKWQNMVSPNAVNATVDFTLPQSAATYVTLDAGRTAGNLIFGNTEWNLESSDNSVLTLATSSGSPTITTSGSTTISATLDGTQDLVKSGPGTLTLSGTNTYTGNTTIEQAVLAVTSFSANGTGSPLGKGNTLSIDGSTLRYSGANNVGFGAFNRSVVLGSDGGTYDAAVPGSTFWFATGVISGTGPLTKTGAGQLIIQATNTFDGTFHVNEAEVQIRSAAALGSTVGDTTVADGARLCVAADITVPENFILNGNGGGNGALQNNDNAVSTVSGTISLATNSSVGGGSPNLFTLSNVISGPGTLTKLGTNAVALTGTASNTYAGVTTIGGTGKLVLAKTGGALAIPGNINLSSTAWNGNASGVVLGGDEQIADGSIITWTTTSQTGGTQEDSFLRLNGHTETVGGLVSTGSPGDPVVENRGLNDAAAYGTGTLIIQTTGPNSYNYNGVIRNVDGGSNGGTVALVKTGTGTQILSGSMSNTGTTTINAGALQLDGSAAFPVTVATGGTLKGSGSTSGAVTVNAGGFLAPGSDIGTLTTGNTTIAGTYAFEGNGSIADRLTVNGNLTITGATLAINAITPLLEPSYVVASYTGTLTGTFTVTGLPSGVTLQYDGANKQILLITTQAAGYSSWATSKGLTGANNGLAQDPDSDGVSNLLEFYLNGNPLASDAATLVTQSLDATYLTLAFKRRDDANTDVATQAAQYGSNLSGWTDVTIGAASSGPDGNGVIVDVAANGTDPDSITVRIPRSLAAGGKLFGRLKVTK from the coding sequence ATGAAACCCCGTCGCCTTACCGCGTTGTCCGCTTTTTCACGCAAACCCCTCGGTCTCCGGGCCGCCGCATTGTTACTCGCTGCGGGTACGAGCACCACATTTGCCGCCACCCTCTGGTGGGACGGAGGTGCCAGCACCGTAAACAGCGGGAGTGACAACTCCAGCACCACCGCCCAGAATTGGCTTTCCGGAGGCAATTGGGACAACGGCACCACGTCCGCTCCTGTCGCAACATGGACTGCTGGCGACTCCGCGGTCTTCGGCGGTACCGCGGCGAACCAGACGATCACGGCGGGAACCTTCTCCGTCGGAAATCTCACTTTCGGACAAGGAGTCGCAGGTGCCGGCACAAGCGGCACGGCTTACACGGTCTCGGGCGGCACTCTCACTCTGACGGGTAGCAGCATCACGACGAATACTCCGACCGCCCTTAATTCGGTCCTTACCGGGACCACCGGACTCGCCAAGGCCGGCTCCTCCACCCTCACGCTCGGTGGCAGCAATTCCTACACCGGTGTCACCGCGATCAATTCCGGGACGCTGAAGATCACCCCGTCCGGCTACATCCCCTACCGCTACTACAGGTTCACCGTTTCCGCCAACAATGGAGATGGCTACAACCAGCTGGGTGAATTGCATTATTATAACAACGGCCAATGGACCATCGCCGAGGCCGGCAGCGCCGCGCCGAACAATGGAGCTTCCGGCACCGAGCAATACTGGGGCAACGTCAACGACAACAAGGGGGCGAATGCCGGCGGTTTCACCAAGTTCGGCGTGGGTGGCGTGCCCTACAGCATCACCTATGACATGGGCAGTGCGAAGGTGATCAATTCCTACAACTGGTCCTCCGCGAACGACAGCACTCCCGCCCGTAACCCGAAACGGTGGATCGTCGCGGGAAGCAACGACAACAGCACCTGGATCCCTCTCGATGACCGCTCGACCAGCGACCAGGCCGGCCCCTCCAACACCTACACCTGGTCGGGAGCCACGACCAGTTACGCCACCGTGACCAATGCCGCCAATGACGGTGCGGCCAACGCATATCCCATTTCCGGATCGGGCAACATTCCGAACACCTCGGATGTCCAGATCGCAACCGGAGCCACCCTGGACTTGAACGGCACCAACCAGATCGTCGCGTCTCTTGGCAACATCGGCGGTGGCGGCGGCTCGATCACCAACAGCTCGGCGACCAAGGCCCTTACCCTGACGCTCAACCCCGCATCCGGAAGCACGACCTTCGGCGGCACGATCTCCGACAGCGGCGCGGCCTCCGCAATCAGCCTGCTGAAAATCGGCGCTGGCACGCAGGTTTTGGCCGGGAACAACACCTACAGCGGGACCACGACCATCAATGCCGGGACGCTTCAGCTCGGCGGAACCAATGGCAGTATCGGCGCAGGCATTCTTAGCGTTCTCGGAGGCACCTTTGACCTCGGCGGACACTCTCAAGTCGTTCAGAAGCTTTCCGGAACCGCAGGCTCCGTCAGCAACACCGCCGCCGGAGATGCCACATTGAGCGTCAATCTGCCGCTCACCACCGCTGGAGATTTCGCTGGAACCGTCACAACTCCAAGCACTGGTAAACTGAACCTCATCGTCAGTTCAACTTCCGGAGGAACCGCTTCGAATTTCTCATTGTCCAATCCAGCCAATACGTTCAAGGGCACGATCACTGTCAACGGCACACAAGTCCTCACCGGGGTTGATGCGAGCGGCGTGTTCGGCATCAACACGGAGGGCGCGCTGGGCGACCCCACCAACCCGATCGTTCTCAACGACGGAGGCACCCTTGCCAACATGTTCAACCCGAACCAGGGAGGCGGCTGGCCCGGCCACGCCATCTTCACGCTCGGTGCCGAACGCACCATCACCCTGACGGGCATCGGCGGAGTCATCCGCACGGGCTATGGCGAACTCTGCACGATCAACAGCCTCATCACCGGCTCCGGCACATTCTCGAAGGTCGATGGCGGCGGAGTGACCCTCGGCGGCAGCATCAGCAACAACTACACCGGCGGCACCGTCTTGGGCGGCACCGGCAAACTGGTATTGGCGAAGACCGGCGGCGCTCTCGCCATCCCCGGGGATGTGAGTCTGTCTTCCAGCGGTTGGGCAGGAAACTCGTCCGGCCTCGTGCTCGCGGCCAACGAACAGATCGCGGATTCGGCGATCATCACCTGGACCACCAACGCGCTTGGCGGTGGTACCCAGAGCGCCTCCTTCTTACGCACCAACGGCTTCACCGAAACCGTCGGAGGACTCGAGTCTACCGGAAACGGCGGCGAGGCGGTCATTGAAAACCGCGGCTATACCGACACCGCCGTCTACGGCACCGGCACGGTGATCGTGAATGTCACCGGCACCAACAGCTACACCTTCAATGGCGTCATCCGGGACGTGGACGGAGGCTCCAACGGCGGAAATGTCGCAATCACCAAGACAGGCACAGGCACGCAGATCCTCACGGGCGGGGGGAAAGCCTACTTCGGAGCCACCACTGTTTCGGGTGGAGTGCTTCAGGTGGATGGAACACTTCCGAATACTCCCGTCACCGTCAAGGATACCGGAAAACTCATCGGATCCGGCACCCTCGGCGGCACGATCACCGTCCAGTCCGGCGGCATCCTGGCTCCCGGTGACTCAACCGGCTTCGGCACCCTCACGACGTCGGGAGCGGTCACCATCGGTTCCGGTGGCTCGCTCTTCGGACCTGACCTCGGAAGTATCTTGAATGGTGCGGTCACGATCGCCTCTGGTGGAAAACTGCACGGAGTGGGCACCACCAATGGAGCCGTGACCGTTCAGGCGGGCGGAGAACTGGCACCCGGGGTCGATGACATCGGAAACCTCACCGCGAAAGCCGCGGTTTCCCTCGCCGGCAACGCCACATTCCAGGTCAACAAGACAAGTGGCCAGATCACAAATGACACGCTCTCGGGATTCACCAACATCACCTACGGCGGAACGCTGACCATCAACTACACCGGAAGCGCGCCAGCCCTCAACGATACCATCCAATTGTTTGTTCCCGGCCCGGGAGCAACCTTCAGCGGCTCCTTCTCCAGCATCGTCGGACTTCCCACCCTGGCTCCGGGACTGCAGTGGGAAACCACCGGGCTCGTTGGATTGGGCCGGATCAAGGTGGTGAACTACGTCAGCACCCCTAGTTTCAATCCCGTCGCGGGCGGCTATGTCGGAGCACAAAATATCACCATCACATCCGACTCGGGATCGACCATCTACTACACTATCAACGGGAGCCAGCCACCGTCCCCAACGTCCCCCTCGGGAACCAGTCCTGTCACAGGCATTACGATTCCCACGGATTCCACGGTCACCATACAGGCCTTCGCACGGAAAGCCGGTCAGACGGACAGCCCCATCGCAACCGCGGTTTATCGCACGATCACCACTCCCAAGTGGAATGTGGACGAGAGCGGCCTTTGGTCCGAAACCGGAAAATGGCAGAACATGGTGAGCCCGAATGCGGTCAACGCCACGGTGGATTTCACCCTCCCTCAAAGCGCCGCCACGTATGTCACCCTCGATGCCGGCCGCACCGCAGGGAATCTGATCTTCGGCAACACCGAGTGGAACCTTGAGTCATCGGATAACAGCGTCCTGACGCTGGCGACCTCCTCGGGCTCGCCAACGATCACGACATCCGGCTCCACCACGATCTCCGCGACCTTGGACGGCACCCAGGATCTCGTGAAAAGCGGTCCGGGAACGCTGACCTTGAGCGGCACCAACACCTACACTGGGAACACCACGATCGAGCAAGCAGTGCTCGCCGTCACCAGTTTCAGCGCCAACGGCACCGGTTCGCCTCTGGGCAAAGGGAACACGCTATCCATCGACGGATCGACGCTGCGTTACTCGGGTGCAAACAACGTGGGCTTCGGTGCGTTCAACCGGTCGGTGGTTCTTGGATCCGACGGCGGCACCTATGACGCAGCGGTCCCCGGTTCGACCTTCTGGTTCGCGACAGGAGTGATTTCCGGCACGGGTCCACTGACCAAGACCGGTGCGGGCCAGTTGATCATTCAGGCGACCAACACATTCGACGGAACTTTCCATGTCAACGAAGCGGAAGTCCAGATCCGCTCCGCCGCGGCATTGGGAAGCACCGTGGGGGATACCACCGTGGCCGACGGCGCACGCCTGTGCGTCGCGGCGGATATCACCGTCCCGGAAAACTTCATCCTCAACGGCAACGGCGGCGGCAATGGAGCTCTCCAGAACAATGACAACGCGGTGTCTACGGTCAGCGGAACCATCAGTCTCGCCACGAATTCGTCCGTCGGTGGCGGTTCTCCAAACCTCTTCACATTGAGCAATGTGATCAGCGGTCCCGGAACCCTGACCAAACTTGGCACGAATGCCGTTGCCTTGACCGGAACCGCCAGCAACACCTACGCCGGGGTCACCACCATCGGTGGCACGGGCAAACTGGTGCTGGCGAAAACCGGAGGAGCCCTTGCCATTCCCGGCAATATCAATCTTTCCTCCACCGCGTGGAACGGAAACGCGTCCGGCGTGGTTCTCGGCGGTGATGAACAGATCGCGGACGGCTCCATCATCACCTGGACCACCACCAGCCAGACCGGCGGAACACAGGAGGATTCCTTCCTGCGTCTCAACGGCCACACCGAAACCGTCGGCGGCCTGGTGTCCACTGGAAGCCCTGGCGATCCTGTCGTGGAAAACCGCGGATTGAATGACGCCGCGGCGTATGGAACCGGCACGTTGATCATCCAGACCACCGGACCCAACAGCTACAACTACAACGGAGTGATCCGGAACGTAGACGGTGGTTCGAACGGAGGCACGGTCGCCTTGGTCAAGACAGGCACCGGCACCCAGATCCTGAGCGGCAGCATGAGCAACACCGGCACCACCACGATCAATGCGGGTGCCCTGCAATTGGATGGATCCGCCGCCTTCCCGGTCACCGTCGCCACCGGCGGCACATTGAAAGGCAGCGGCTCGACATCCGGTGCGGTAACCGTCAACGCGGGAGGATTCCTTGCTCCGGGCAGCGACATCGGAACCCTCACCACCGGGAACACGACCATCGCCGGAACATACGCATTCGAAGGAAACGGCTCGATCGCCGACCGTCTCACCGTGAATGGAAACCTGACCATCACCGGCGCGACACTTGCGATCAATGCCATCACTCCTCTCCTGGAGCCAAGCTATGTCGTCGCCAGCTACACGGGAACCCTCACCGGAACCTTCACTGTCACCGGACTGCCATCGGGAGTCACCTTGCAGTATGATGGTGCGAACAAGCAGATCCTGCTCATCACGACACAAGCCGCCGGCTACAGCTCATGGGCCACATCCAAAGGCCTGACGGGAGCCAACAACGGCCTCGCCCAGGACCCGGACAGCGACGGTGTGAGCAACCTGTTGGAGTTCTACCTGAATGGAAATCCGCTTGCTTCGGACGCCGCCACCCTGGTGACACAATCCTTGGACGCCACCTATCTGACGCTTGCCTTCAAGCGCCGCGATGACGCGAACACGGACGTCGCCACCCAGGCCGCCCAATACGGATCGAATCTGTCGGGCTGGACCGATGTGACGATCGGAGCCGCCAGCTCCGGTCCGGACGGCAACGGAGTCATCGTCGACGTGGCGGCGAACGGCACCGATCCGGACTCGATCACCGTCCGCATCCCGCGCAGCCTTGCGGCGGGTGGCAAACTCTTCGGACGTCTCAAGGTCACGAAGTAA
- the prfA gene encoding peptide chain release factor 1 → MDYSSLISKRRDRFSELEEAVGDPELFSNPKRATAILREHRQLKASLDLWDKLQDVKRQLADNQELVRSGDPDFAEMAAEEIPEQEKTISGLQEELQYALLPADPSEDRDALVEIRAGAGGDEASLFAAELMRMYQRYADLRGWKAEHLESSPSEVGGFKEVILKITGEQVFRYLKYESGVHRVQRVPATETQGRVHTSTVTVAVLPEAEEVDVELKQEDLRIEVCRAGGAGGQHVNRTESAVQIFHLPTGLYVRCEDGRSQIKNKEMALQILRSKLYEQKLREQQDAYSSHRRSLIGSGDRSEKIRTYNFPQSRITDHRIGHTSHNLTGIVAGDLTEFTNELQKAEMADRLAEAGL, encoded by the coding sequence ATGGACTATTCCTCTCTTATCTCCAAACGCCGCGACCGCTTCTCAGAACTTGAGGAAGCCGTGGGCGACCCGGAACTTTTCTCCAATCCCAAGCGGGCCACGGCCATCCTTCGCGAGCACCGCCAGCTCAAGGCTTCGCTCGATCTTTGGGATAAATTGCAGGACGTCAAACGCCAGCTCGCGGACAATCAGGAACTCGTCAGATCAGGAGATCCCGATTTCGCGGAAATGGCCGCCGAGGAGATCCCCGAACAGGAAAAGACCATCTCCGGACTACAGGAGGAGCTTCAATACGCCCTCCTTCCCGCCGACCCGAGCGAGGACCGCGACGCGCTTGTGGAAATCCGGGCGGGTGCCGGTGGAGATGAGGCATCGCTCTTCGCCGCCGAACTGATGCGCATGTACCAGCGCTACGCCGATCTGCGGGGTTGGAAGGCGGAGCACCTTGAAAGCTCTCCTTCCGAAGTCGGAGGATTCAAGGAGGTCATCTTGAAAATCACCGGGGAGCAGGTGTTCCGCTATCTCAAATACGAGTCCGGGGTCCACCGCGTCCAACGGGTGCCCGCCACTGAAACCCAAGGAAGGGTCCACACCTCCACCGTCACCGTCGCCGTGCTGCCGGAAGCTGAGGAAGTCGATGTCGAACTCAAACAGGAGGACCTCCGCATCGAAGTTTGCCGGGCGGGTGGCGCTGGCGGCCAGCACGTCAACCGCACCGAATCCGCTGTCCAGATTTTCCACCTTCCCACCGGTCTCTACGTCCGGTGCGAGGACGGACGGTCCCAGATCAAGAACAAGGAAATGGCTCTGCAGATCCTCCGTTCCAAACTCTACGAACAAAAACTCCGGGAGCAGCAGGACGCTTATTCCAGCCACCGCCGCTCGCTCATCGGCTCCGGCGACAGGTCGGAAAAAATCCGGACCTATAATTTCCCCCAAAGCCGCATCACCGACCACCGGATCGGCCACACCTCGCACAACCTCACCGGTATCGTGGCCGGCGACCTCACGGAGTTCACCAACGAACTCCAGAAGGCCGAAATGGCCGACCGCCTCGCGGAAGCGGGACTGTGA
- a CDS encoding FAD-dependent oxidoreductase produces the protein MTVDPALEIRTVAGLRPFRPSGFVVRREEAAGKILVHNYGHGGGGMTLSWGSSELAVKLAGSLAGVSCGVVGGGVMGLSTARLLQLRGASVTIYTAALPPDTTSNIAGAQWWPFSVFDNDRRTEAFAAQYCEAAAFSYQYFQRLVGPHRGVRWLPNYYLSNDPPKNGWISGPGGVLHPLQVGFHDFGPGEHVFPANYARRFHTMMIEPSIYLPSLLEEVEDAGGKILIRPMANRDEMLSLPHPVVFNCAGLGAKQLCDDPELMPIRGQLTFLLPQPAVNYNLISEDLYMFPRTDGILLGGTYDKNQWDPAPDMARRTRIVAAHREMFEGMRRIQAGG, from the coding sequence GTGACGGTTGATCCCGCGCTGGAGATCCGCACGGTCGCGGGACTGCGCCCTTTCCGGCCATCCGGATTCGTGGTACGCAGGGAAGAGGCGGCTGGGAAAATCCTCGTCCACAACTACGGCCATGGCGGTGGCGGGATGACCCTGTCGTGGGGTAGTTCGGAACTCGCGGTGAAACTGGCGGGATCACTCGCCGGAGTATCCTGCGGCGTCGTCGGAGGAGGAGTGATGGGCCTCAGCACGGCGCGCCTGCTGCAACTGCGGGGGGCGAGCGTGACGATCTACACCGCCGCGCTGCCACCGGATACCACATCAAACATTGCGGGCGCGCAATGGTGGCCGTTTTCCGTGTTCGACAATGACCGGCGGACCGAGGCGTTCGCGGCGCAATATTGCGAGGCGGCGGCTTTTTCTTACCAGTATTTCCAGCGCCTGGTCGGACCGCATCGTGGCGTGAGATGGCTGCCGAATTATTACCTGAGCAATGATCCGCCCAAAAACGGTTGGATCAGCGGGCCCGGCGGCGTGCTGCACCCGTTGCAGGTTGGATTCCATGACTTCGGTCCTGGAGAGCACGTTTTCCCTGCCAATTACGCCCGGAGGTTCCACACCATGATGATCGAACCGTCGATCTACCTGCCTTCCCTGCTCGAAGAAGTCGAGGACGCGGGCGGGAAAATCCTGATCCGGCCCATGGCGAACCGGGATGAGATGCTGTCCCTCCCGCATCCGGTGGTTTTCAACTGTGCGGGCCTGGGCGCGAAGCAGCTCTGTGATGATCCGGAACTGATGCCCATCCGAGGACAGCTCACCTTCCTCCTGCCGCAGCCAGCTGTGAACTACAACCTGATCAGCGAGGATCTCTACATGTTCCCGCGCACGGATGGCATCCTGCTGGGGGGCACCTACGATAAGAACCAATGGGACCCGGCCCCCGACATGGCCCGGCGCACCCGCATTGTGGCGGCGCACCGGGAAATGTTCGAAGGGATGCGGCGGATACAGGCCGGCGGGTGA
- a CDS encoding class I SAM-dependent rRNA methyltransferase — protein sequence MAGIIIAPRARIFHGHEWIYATEIKKTFGNPQPGDVITLKDFRDRPLGTAIYNPQSQIVARRFSRRKQDLNLDFFTRRIGQAIEHRKASGIDETLARLVWSESDGLPGLIVDRYGDHLSVQTLTLAMDLRKEIIRDALISLLNPASIVLRNDSPYRKAEGMEPGIEMLHGENPGSFQVRANDIIFEVDLYDGQKTGLYLDQFQAHAEVAALSKGKRVLDCFTNQGGFALACAKAGAAHVTAVDVSASACEAARKNAKLNGVEIDVIEHNVFDFLKHAKPEYDLIILDPPSFTRNKATLMDAMRGYKEIHLRSLKLLDKGGLLSTFCCSYHASRELYMENLVAASIDAKKSARLVMNHSQRADHPILISIPETGYLKGFTVEVIASR from the coding sequence ATGGCAGGCATCATCATCGCACCCAGAGCACGCATTTTCCACGGTCACGAATGGATTTATGCCACCGAGATCAAGAAAACCTTCGGCAATCCACAACCAGGAGACGTCATCACACTCAAGGATTTCCGGGATCGCCCGCTCGGCACCGCCATTTACAATCCGCAGTCGCAGATCGTCGCGCGACGCTTCTCACGCCGGAAGCAGGATCTCAATCTGGATTTCTTCACCCGCCGCATCGGCCAGGCGATCGAACACCGGAAAGCTTCCGGAATCGATGAAACGCTGGCCCGCCTCGTCTGGTCCGAGTCCGACGGCCTGCCCGGCCTGATCGTGGACCGTTATGGCGACCACCTGTCGGTGCAAACCCTCACGCTCGCCATGGACCTGCGCAAGGAGATCATCCGGGACGCTCTCATCTCCCTCCTCAATCCGGCCTCCATCGTCCTCCGGAACGACTCTCCCTACCGCAAGGCGGAAGGCATGGAGCCGGGGATCGAGATGCTGCATGGAGAAAATCCCGGCAGTTTCCAGGTCCGCGCGAACGACATCATCTTCGAAGTGGATCTCTATGACGGACAGAAGACCGGCCTCTACCTCGACCAGTTCCAGGCCCACGCCGAAGTCGCCGCACTCTCCAAGGGAAAACGCGTGCTCGACTGCTTCACCAATCAAGGCGGATTCGCCCTCGCCTGTGCGAAAGCCGGCGCCGCCCATGTCACCGCCGTGGACGTCTCCGCCAGCGCCTGTGAAGCCGCGAGGAAGAACGCAAAACTCAACGGTGTGGAGATCGACGTTATCGAGCACAATGTCTTCGATTTCCTCAAACACGCCAAGCCGGAGTACGACCTCATCATTCTCGATCCTCCGAGCTTCACCCGCAACAAGGCCACGCTCATGGACGCCATGCGCGGCTACAAGGAGATCCACCTGCGCTCGCTCAAGCTCCTCGACAAGGGCGGCCTCCTCTCCACCTTCTGCTGCTCCTACCACGCCTCGCGCGAACTCTACATGGAAAACCTTGTCGCCGCCTCCATTGATGCGAAGAAATCAGCGCGTCTTGTCATGAACCACTCCCAGCGCGCGGACCACCCGATCCTGATCTCCATCCCGGAAACGGGATATCTCAAGGGATTCACCGTGGAGGTGATCGCTTCGAGATAA
- a CDS encoding iron-sulfur cluster assembly accessory protein — MNAAVNYKIGNEKLVKVLEGASSHLRGLLDRQGRPDGALRIAVVGGGCSGLQYKMDLVDGPRDRDILVPSNGVNVVIDPKSALFVSGSELDFSDDLQQGGFKVSNPNAVVTCSCGESFAA, encoded by the coding sequence ATGAACGCGGCGGTGAACTACAAGATCGGCAACGAAAAACTGGTGAAGGTGCTGGAAGGAGCGTCGTCACACCTGCGCGGCCTGCTCGACCGGCAGGGACGGCCGGACGGCGCGCTGCGCATCGCGGTGGTCGGTGGCGGGTGCTCTGGCCTCCAGTATAAGATGGACCTTGTCGACGGCCCGCGCGACCGGGACATCCTGGTGCCGAGCAACGGAGTGAATGTCGTGATCGACCCGAAGAGCGCGCTCTTTGTCAGCGGAAGTGAACTGGATTTTTCCGACGATCTCCAGCAGGGAGGTTTCAAGGTGAGCAATCCGAACGCGGTGGTCACCTGCTCCTGCGGCGAGAGTTTCGCGGCTTGA